In the genome of Thermoanaerobacterales bacterium, one region contains:
- the moaA gene encoding GTP 3',8-cyclase MoaA, translating to MLDKFERAITYLRISVTGRCNMRCFYCRPGGGGEPGEPGLPAGDIVRIVRAGTRVGIRKIRLTGGEPLVRPDIVSLTAALSALPGIDDIALTTNGALLARYAQELKEAGLRRVNISLDTLRPERFTSITRAGRWQDVWSGVEAALVHDFSPVKLNVVVLRGHNEDEVADFARLAREYPLHVRFIELMPIGEGSAFTSELYVSADEIWGRLRDYAGALEPVGSVGGSGPARYWKLPGGRGTIGLIAPLSGYFCPSCNRMRLTAAGTLRPCLCQGEEIDVKPLLARGAGDDELAALMTRAIAAKPKGNPEHEIAPVTDRLMSQIGG from the coding sequence ATGCTGGACAAGTTCGAGCGTGCGATAACCTACCTGCGCATCTCGGTCACCGGGCGCTGTAACATGCGGTGCTTCTACTGCCGGCCCGGCGGCGGCGGGGAACCGGGCGAGCCCGGACTTCCCGCCGGCGATATCGTGCGTATCGTGCGTGCCGGAACGCGGGTGGGGATCCGTAAAATACGGCTGACCGGCGGCGAGCCCCTGGTCCGGCCGGATATCGTGTCCCTGACGGCGGCGCTGTCGGCCCTGCCCGGCATCGATGACATTGCTTTAACCACCAACGGGGCACTCCTGGCAAGGTATGCGCAAGAGCTTAAGGAGGCCGGACTGCGCCGGGTTAACATCAGTCTCGATACCCTCCGCCCGGAGCGCTTCACGTCAATTACCCGCGCGGGGCGCTGGCAGGACGTCTGGAGCGGAGTCGAGGCGGCACTGGTCCACGACTTCTCGCCCGTAAAGCTCAACGTCGTCGTCCTGCGCGGCCACAACGAGGACGAGGTCGCCGACTTCGCCCGTCTCGCGAGGGAATACCCGCTGCACGTGCGCTTCATTGAGCTGATGCCGATCGGCGAAGGCAGCGCCTTTACGAGTGAACTCTACGTTTCAGCCGATGAAATCTGGGGCAGGCTCCGCGATTATGCCGGGGCGCTGGAGCCCGTCGGCTCGGTCGGCGGCAGCGGCCCGGCGCGTTACTGGAAGCTGCCCGGCGGCCGGGGGACGATCGGGCTGATCGCGCCGCTTTCCGGTTATTTTTGCCCGTCGTGTAACCGCATGCGCCTTACGGCCGCAGGCACCTTAAGGCCCTGTCTCTGCCAGGGGGAGGAGATCGATGTCAAGCCGCTCCTGGCCCGCGGCGCCGGCGACGATGAATTGGCGGCCCTGATGACGCGCGCTATCGCCGCAAAACCGAAGGGCAACCCGGAACACGAGATCGCGCCGGTGACCGACCGGCTGATGTCCCAGATCGGCGGCTAA